A genome region from Anaerolineae bacterium includes the following:
- a CDS encoding class I SAM-dependent methyltransferase has protein sequence MSERWIRTLSAKCLLRALHLVAGEHPVPLLFISYLRWIAGKEIAKLCDFQDSLILDGSLVEDDNVRRLVAGYKFSLWSLDVSTINFLIKSLRELKPTAILEFGSGISTICFTRIMVDLHQGTNRVFVYSIEQDEEVAFLVRERLREAGLDRFARVLHAPLIEQAIEGKNIPCYSLPPDKLSSLLTVKPNFIIVDGPSGKKGARFGTLPLVREYVQDQAIFFLDDGLRDEELAVAQQWTKLTYIHVRGVHLLGKGLISGRVSISDGTLPNC, from the coding sequence ATGTCTGAACGCTGGATAAGAACCTTATCGGCAAAGTGTTTGTTAAGAGCATTGCATTTAGTTGCAGGAGAACATCCAGTTCCTCTTCTCTTTATATCTTATCTCCGATGGATCGCAGGCAAGGAGATAGCTAAGTTATGTGACTTTCAAGATTCGCTGATTCTGGATGGATCGCTGGTTGAAGATGATAACGTCCGTAGATTAGTCGCGGGATATAAATTTTCTCTCTGGTCTTTAGATGTCTCCACGATCAATTTTCTTATAAAATCCCTTCGGGAGTTGAAGCCAACGGCAATCCTTGAGTTTGGAAGCGGAATAAGTACTATTTGCTTCACTAGGATCATGGTTGACCTGCACCAGGGTACTAACCGTGTCTTTGTGTATTCCATCGAACAGGATGAGGAAGTTGCTTTCTTGGTCAGAGAGCGTCTTCGGGAAGCAGGTCTGGATAGATTTGCAAGGGTCCTGCATGCTCCTCTCATAGAGCAAGCGATTGAAGGTAAGAACATTCCATGCTACTCCCTGCCGCCGGATAAACTTTCATCATTGCTGACTGTAAAACCCAATTTTATCATAGTAGATGGACCATCCGGCAAAAAAGGTGCTCGTTTCGGGACACTTCCTCTCGTTAGGGAGTACGTTCAAGATCAAGCTATATTCTTCCTGGACGATGGGCTTCGCGATGAGGAATTAGCAGTTGCGCAACAATGGACAAAGCTAACGTATATTCATGTAAGGGGCGTCCACCTTTTGGGGAAGGGCTTGATTTCAGGAAGAGTCAGTATTAGTGATGGAACTCTGCCGAATTGTTAG
- a CDS encoding Wzt carbohydrate-binding domain-containing protein — ANPEFGIGVNTVYGQRVFTVGTYFSRHRIDRIYGDVVITCEIEPPALAPGEYSIKVALGRGRFEPLEEVEDVARFSVKFTDFFGTGRLPQRNQGNVLVTSRWEISNV, encoded by the coding sequence AGCAAATCCGGAATTTGGCATTGGTGTAAATACAGTTTACGGTCAGCGAGTGTTTACAGTGGGAACCTACTTCTCCAGACATAGGATTGACCGAATTTATGGCGATGTAGTTATAACATGTGAAATTGAGCCCCCTGCGCTAGCTCCTGGGGAGTATTCCATCAAAGTTGCCCTCGGGAGAGGTCGGTTTGAGCCCCTAGAAGAAGTGGAGGATGTGGCGAGATTTTCAGTGAAGTTTACAGACTTTTTCGGTACAGGGCGATTACCTCAAAGGAATCAAGGGAATGTTCTTGTCACGTCTCGATGGGAAATTTCTAATGTCTGA
- a CDS encoding glycosyltransferase has protein sequence MRILYCSAKKKLQREEGPSVHIVQVCNHLAGRGNNVLLLVDRNEWEVSQSGLKVVSFPQAIHYLPRRFRAIVQRYLALGVAKIFRPDVLYQRDRIGDVLPLWLSEKYPIPLVIEVNGWYPGDIAERKGPVAYTEAVEQLRPRYEHAAAIITSSPGLRDLVCSTFKVSPERVIHINNGVDLARFSQSSPSEVNCSGTWVAGMVGGNHPHIDIDSILQAAALLSARGAVLEIHLFVYGARSCEVERKVRAMGIGNIVKIFPPIAHSLVPRVLSGFRVCLAIYKKSVLEKHKSIEASMKLWEYWASQRPVIVTDLPGTYSYAHHLEQRFLAVPPEDPQALANAIETLYRNPELARMLAINGYSYVQKGHSWADVAARIEAVLRSVLEQ, from the coding sequence GTGAGAATCTTGTATTGTAGTGCGAAGAAAAAGCTTCAAAGAGAAGAAGGGCCTAGTGTTCATATTGTTCAAGTCTGTAACCATCTTGCAGGCCGTGGAAATAACGTGCTGCTCTTGGTGGACCGAAATGAATGGGAAGTATCCCAATCGGGGCTGAAGGTAGTAAGTTTCCCCCAGGCTATTCATTATTTACCGCGTCGTTTTCGAGCGATTGTTCAGCGCTATTTGGCGCTGGGTGTAGCCAAGATCTTTCGCCCCGATGTTTTATACCAGAGGGATCGGATAGGTGACGTACTGCCTCTCTGGCTTTCAGAAAAATACCCGATCCCTCTCGTCATTGAAGTGAACGGCTGGTATCCTGGGGACATAGCAGAAAGGAAGGGACCTGTAGCATATACCGAAGCAGTTGAGCAATTAAGACCACGATATGAGCACGCAGCGGCGATTATTACCAGTTCTCCCGGACTTCGCGACCTTGTTTGTTCCACCTTCAAGGTGTCCCCCGAAAGAGTGATCCATATCAATAATGGTGTCGATCTTGCGAGATTTAGCCAAAGCAGCCCATCTGAAGTCAACTGTTCGGGAACATGGGTGGCTGGCATGGTGGGGGGTAACCACCCTCATATTGATATAGATTCAATTCTGCAGGCGGCCGCTTTACTTTCCGCAAGGGGGGCCGTGTTGGAAATCCACCTGTTCGTTTATGGGGCAAGATCATGTGAGGTTGAGAGGAAGGTTCGCGCAATGGGTATAGGAAACATTGTGAAGATATTTCCGCCCATCGCTCACTCCCTTGTTCCAAGGGTTCTGTCGGGATTTCGTGTTTGTTTGGCAATCTATAAGAAGAGCGTTCTGGAGAAGCACAAGAGCATCGAGGCTTCTATGAAATTGTGGGAGTACTGGGCCAGCCAGCGCCCGGTGATAGTTACGGACCTTCCGGGCACTTATTCTTATGCGCATCACCTGGAACAACGTTTTTTGGCTGTACCGCCTGAGGATCCTCAAGCCCTGGCCAATGCTATTGAGACTCTATATAGGAACCCGGAACTGGCCAGGATGCTGGCTATAAACGGGTACTCATATGTACAGAAAGGACACTCCTGGGCGGACGTCGCGGCCCGCATTGAGGCTGTGCTGAGAAGCGTTCTGGAACAATGA